In a single window of the Nocardioides massiliensis genome:
- a CDS encoding flavodoxin family protein encodes MARLLIVHHSPTPGVERLSDAVVAGARDDAIEGVEVTVRTALEAASAEGAEDVLAADGYVLVTPANFGYMSGALKHFFDTVFLHVGGALADDGSGGDSGTTGPKRPFGLLVHGRYDTNGAVRSVLAITGALPWRQAAPTLEVLGDVTDADTEAAYELGATISALAAESA; translated from the coding sequence ATGGCCCGGCTGCTGATCGTCCACCACTCCCCGACCCCCGGGGTCGAGCGCCTGAGCGACGCGGTCGTTGCCGGCGCACGTGACGACGCGATCGAGGGTGTCGAGGTGACGGTGCGTACGGCGCTGGAGGCCGCGAGCGCCGAGGGGGCCGAAGACGTCCTGGCCGCGGACGGCTACGTGCTCGTGACGCCGGCGAACTTCGGCTACATGTCCGGGGCCCTCAAGCACTTCTTCGACACGGTCTTCCTGCACGTCGGTGGAGCGCTGGCCGACGACGGGAGCGGCGGGGACAGCGGCACGACAGGGCCGAAGCGGCCGTTCGGCCTGCTCGTGCACGGTCGCTACGACACCAACGGCGCGGTCCGCTCGGTGCTGGCGATCACCGGCGCGCTCCCTTGGCGTCAGGCGGCCCCGACGCTGGAGGTGCTCGGCGACGTCACCGACGCCGACACCGAGGCCGCCTACGAGCTCGGCGCGACCATCTCTGCGCTGGCGGCCGAGTCCGCCTGA